Proteins encoded in a region of the Geobacillus genomosp. 3 genome:
- a CDS encoding EAL domain-containing protein, translating into MISVSVRKLINRQQFEHVYQPLWDLFNWSIFGYESLVRVDGVNYVERLFQAAREEGCLYEFDLVLLESSISQFPFLEKKGRLLFVNVYPSTVLHHKFEPFLKRIIERFPYAKNRIVFELNETKAEEDIWGDDGLKAAIQTMREYGFYIAIDDVGKGASTLQKIIELQPDYVKLDRYFAQGLASNEEKQKIVSLLADYCGRKMVLVLEGIEKEVDLAQAKLLRVPAAQGYLLGKPGKLT; encoded by the coding sequence GTGATCTCAGTCTCTGTTAGAAAACTGATCAACAGACAACAGTTTGAACACGTTTACCAGCCGCTTTGGGATCTGTTTAATTGGAGCATTTTCGGCTATGAGTCATTAGTACGGGTCGACGGTGTTAATTATGTTGAACGTCTTTTTCAAGCAGCTAGAGAGGAAGGATGTTTATACGAATTCGATCTAGTGTTGTTAGAAAGTTCCATTTCTCAGTTTCCTTTTTTAGAAAAGAAAGGAAGACTACTTTTCGTAAATGTGTATCCGTCCACGGTTTTGCACCATAAGTTCGAGCCGTTTTTAAAAAGGATAATTGAACGCTTCCCGTACGCCAAAAACCGAATCGTATTCGAACTGAATGAAACAAAAGCAGAGGAGGACATATGGGGGGACGACGGGCTAAAAGCAGCGATACAGACGATGAGAGAGTACGGGTTTTACATTGCTATTGATGATGTAGGCAAAGGGGCATCGACCTTGCAAAAAATTATTGAGTTACAGCCGGATTATGTAAAATTGGATCGGTATTTTGCTCAAGGGTTGGCCTCTAATGAAGAAAAACAAAAAATAGTCAGCTTATTGGCGGACTACTGCGGCCGAAAAATGGTGCTCGTTTTAGAGGGGATCGAGAAAGAAGTGGATCTTGCCCAAGCAAAACTGCTGAGAGTCCCGGCTGCGCAAGGGTATCTTTTAGGCAAACCGGGTAAGCTAACATGA
- a CDS encoding MHYT domain-containing protein: MEITGYHDPWLVAISVIIAVVSSYLSLNISEKAVSHDKEKIIWVFMGAIITGLGIWSMHFTATLGYRLYSPIAYKVIPTVLSFLLAVLWSFLALYLVCCSRGKAWRFVLGGVLMGTAISSLHYVGIAGMNTGMSMHHHPFFVCLSVVISFFTSFLALLILFVACRAENNWPLKKIISSVVMGGGIAAMHYIAMKGTSFQLPYNGEITWAEFASSIPSDGLAYILALITIAILVMVNVIASIERREALRQQKLTEAHYQCLVDYNPHLVLSANLEGGIVTINPKAAEILQVHRDAPPASLYELLYKQDYEKVEECLRKVKKGEPCFLSALVRTAQKKTVIMEFTFIPITGGKDVIGLFMVGRDVTPLVKYQERIKKTQQDLWNTICQQQGMIFKFTKRGEQFVHTLCGGELLHSLGLDPKQVLGKTLHDFLPKCIADQKERYYRHVWETGEALYYEGNVNGIDYLTSLRPIKENGQVIEVVGSAIDITERKIMEQEMLRAKEEAEKANKAKSNLISRMSHEIRTPLNGVLGFAQLLEMDNSLNGQQREFVQEIVSGARHLLNLINEMLDLAKIETGRLHLTYDVVHPNSIIKESIKLIEPLANKKNIDIKDRSDFDEKVYVYTDATRVRQVLLNLLDNAIKYSHEGSTVVVEGKYNNGSVIIHVKDNGIGIPDEEKENIFEPFYRVKGTRVDGHGIGLAFVKQVLHLLGGTIRVESKLGEGSDFSFSLPALNHFHGRPHSLGGGQVNRDRLLKLGNKNILYIEDNIANLKLLEHLLRPFPNFLLTFACDGSEGLQKAANGQFDLILIDLNLPDISGYTVLEMLQRDERTKHIPMIALSANAVPKEIEKALKMGFSDYMTKPLDVNLFLEKLATICEEKRSHR, translated from the coding sequence ATGGAGATTACGGGGTATCATGATCCATGGTTAGTTGCCATTTCTGTCATTATTGCTGTCGTTTCCTCTTACCTATCCTTGAATATTTCTGAAAAAGCCGTTAGCCATGACAAAGAAAAAATTATTTGGGTGTTTATGGGAGCCATAATCACCGGTTTAGGAATTTGGTCTATGCATTTTACAGCCACGCTTGGGTACCGCCTATATTCCCCTATAGCCTATAAAGTGATCCCGACGGTTTTATCGTTTTTGTTGGCCGTGTTATGGTCGTTCCTTGCTCTGTATTTAGTTTGTTGCAGCAGGGGAAAGGCTTGGCGCTTTGTTTTAGGCGGCGTCTTGATGGGGACTGCCATTAGTTCGCTCCATTATGTGGGGATTGCAGGGATGAACACGGGAATGTCTATGCACCATCACCCGTTTTTTGTTTGTCTATCAGTTGTGATTTCCTTTTTCACCTCGTTCTTGGCTTTGTTGATCCTTTTTGTTGCCTGCCGTGCAGAAAATAATTGGCCTTTAAAAAAGATCATCAGTTCCGTTGTCATGGGAGGCGGAATCGCGGCGATGCATTATATCGCAATGAAAGGGACATCGTTTCAACTACCTTATAACGGGGAAATAACGTGGGCGGAATTCGCTTCATCGATTCCGTCTGATGGCTTAGCTTACATTCTCGCTTTGATTACGATTGCGATATTGGTCATGGTCAATGTGATCGCTTCCATCGAACGGCGGGAAGCGCTGCGGCAACAAAAACTTACAGAAGCTCATTATCAATGTCTAGTGGACTACAATCCGCACCTTGTATTGTCTGCTAATCTTGAGGGAGGAATTGTCACCATTAATCCAAAGGCGGCAGAAATATTGCAGGTTCACCGTGACGCGCCGCCGGCCAGCTTGTATGAGCTGCTTTACAAACAAGATTATGAAAAAGTTGAGGAATGTTTGAGAAAGGTGAAAAAGGGTGAGCCTTGCTTTTTATCAGCCCTAGTAAGAACAGCTCAGAAAAAAACGGTAATCATGGAGTTTACGTTTATTCCAATAACAGGGGGAAAAGATGTCATCGGGTTGTTTATGGTCGGAAGAGACGTTACACCACTTGTAAAATATCAAGAGCGTATAAAGAAAACACAACAAGATTTATGGAACACCATTTGCCAACAGCAAGGAATGATTTTTAAGTTTACGAAAAGGGGGGAGCAGTTCGTTCATACGTTATGCGGCGGCGAACTGCTTCATAGTTTAGGGCTTGATCCGAAACAGGTGCTTGGCAAGACATTGCATGATTTTTTGCCGAAGTGCATCGCCGACCAAAAAGAGCGGTATTACCGGCATGTGTGGGAAACAGGGGAAGCGTTGTACTATGAGGGGAACGTAAATGGAATCGACTATTTGACGAGTTTGCGCCCTATAAAAGAGAACGGCCAGGTGATTGAAGTTGTCGGTTCGGCGATCGATATTACGGAAAGGAAAATAATGGAACAAGAGATGCTGCGGGCAAAGGAAGAGGCAGAAAAGGCCAACAAGGCGAAATCCAATTTAATTTCGCGTATGAGCCATGAAATTCGGACGCCATTGAACGGCGTGCTTGGATTCGCCCAATTGCTGGAAATGGATAATTCTTTAAACGGTCAGCAGCGGGAGTTTGTGCAAGAAATAGTAAGCGGTGCCCGTCATTTATTAAATTTAATCAATGAAATGTTAGATCTGGCAAAAATCGAAACGGGAAGGCTGCATTTAACTTATGATGTCGTTCACCCGAACAGCATTATTAAAGAAAGTATTAAATTAATCGAGCCGTTAGCTAATAAGAAAAACATCGACATTAAAGACCGATCGGATTTTGATGAGAAAGTGTATGTATACACAGATGCGACAAGAGTGAGGCAAGTGCTGTTGAATTTGCTCGACAATGCTATTAAATACAGCCATGAGGGCAGCACGGTTGTTGTTGAAGGGAAATATAACAACGGCAGCGTGATTATACATGTAAAAGATAACGGGATAGGCATCCCAGACGAAGAAAAAGAAAATATTTTTGAGCCATTTTATCGAGTCAAAGGCACTCGTGTTGACGGTCATGGCATCGGTTTGGCTTTTGTCAAACAAGTTCTCCACCTTTTGGGCGGTACGATTAGGGTGGAAAGCAAGTTGGGGGAAGGGAGCGATTTTTCGTTCAGCCTGCCGGCGCTCAATCATTTCCACGGCCGGCCGCATTCGCTAGGAGGCGGACAAGTCAATCGGGATCGGCTATTGAAGCTCGGGAATAAAAACATTTTATATATTGAAGATAATATAGCCAATCTAAAACTGTTAGAGCATTTGTTGCGGCCATTTCCCAATTTTTTGTTGACGTTTGCCTGCGATGGTAGCGAAGGCTTGCAAAAAGCTGCCAATGGCCAATTTGATCTTATTCTTATCGATCTCAATCTCCCGGATATAAGCGGATATACAGTATTGGAAATGCTGCAAAGGGACGAGCGGACAAAGCATATTCCCATGATCGCACTTAGCGCCAACGCCGTGCCGAAAGAGATTGAAAAGGCTTTAAAAATGGGATTTTCGGACTACATGACAAAACCGTTGGACGTCAACCTGTTTCTCGAAAAATTAGCAACAATATGTGAAGAAAAGCGCTCCCATAGATAA